One segment of Cetobacterium sp. NK01 DNA contains the following:
- a CDS encoding hemolysin family protein, with translation MDTYRDIIILVVLILLSGFFSASETALTSFKATDLEDIEKSNKKTAHLLKKWLKSPNEILTGMLLGNNIVNILGSSIATALAINIMGNSPRSLAIVTAVMTVLILIFGEITPKIMAKNNSKWFSKLVIGPIYYFGLLMKPIVKILMWTSILIGRILGVEVKTENIMFTEEDLISFVNVGEAEGIIEEEEKEMIHSIVGLGETNAKEIMTPRTSMFAVEGNKTLDDIWEEMIEAGFSRIPVYEETIDNIIGVLYTKDVLNYLKEHSTDTQVKELVREAYYVPETKSIIEILQEFKSKKVHIALVLDEYGGIGGVLTIEDLLEEIVGEIRDEFDNEEEESIKEIDDNRYEVDAMLDIETINKSLNIELPISEDYESLGGLIMSELGKIPAIGDIVEFEEVKLIVVEVEKMRVSKVEIQRGE, from the coding sequence TTGGACACGTATCGTGATATTATTATATTAGTTGTATTGATTTTACTATCTGGTTTTTTTTCAGCCTCAGAAACAGCATTAACGTCTTTTAAAGCAACAGATTTAGAAGACATTGAGAAGTCGAATAAGAAAACAGCACATTTATTAAAAAAGTGGTTAAAAAGTCCAAATGAAATTTTAACAGGAATGCTTTTAGGAAATAATATAGTAAATATTTTAGGATCATCTATTGCTACTGCTTTAGCAATTAATATAATGGGAAATTCTCCTAGAAGTTTAGCAATTGTAACGGCTGTTATGACGGTTTTAATTCTTATATTTGGAGAGATAACACCTAAAATAATGGCCAAAAATAATTCTAAATGGTTCTCAAAATTAGTAATTGGTCCTATTTATTATTTTGGATTATTAATGAAACCTATTGTAAAGATATTAATGTGGACATCAATATTGATTGGAAGAATTTTAGGTGTTGAAGTAAAAACAGAAAATATAATGTTTACAGAGGAAGATTTAATATCTTTTGTAAATGTAGGAGAAGCTGAAGGAATCATTGAAGAGGAAGAGAAGGAAATGATTCATTCAATAGTTGGCTTAGGTGAAACAAATGCTAAAGAAATAATGACACCGAGAACTTCTATGTTTGCAGTTGAAGGAAATAAAACTTTAGATGATATTTGGGAAGAGATGATAGAAGCTGGATTCTCAAGAATTCCGGTTTATGAAGAAACAATAGATAATATAATAGGAGTTTTATATACAAAAGATGTATTGAACTATTTAAAAGAGCACAGTACAGATACACAAGTCAAAGAACTTGTGAGAGAGGCTTATTATGTACCTGAAACAAAATCTATTATCGAAATTTTACAAGAGTTCAAAAGTAAAAAAGTTCATATAGCATTAGTATTAGATGAATATGGTGGAATTGGCGGAGTTTTAACTATAGAAGATCTATTAGAAGAGATTGTTGGTGAAATTCGTGATGAATTCGACAATGAAGAAGAGGAAAGTATAAAAGAGATAGATGATAATAGATATGAAGTTGACGCAATGCTAGATATAGAAACAATAAATAAAAGTTTGAATATAGAGTTACCAATATCAGAGGATTATGAAAGTTTAGGTGGACTTATTATGTCAGAGCTTGGAAAAATTCCAGCAATAGGAGACATAGTGGAGTTTGAAGAAGTTAAATTAATTGTAGTAGAAGTTGAAAAGATGAGAGTGTCTAAGGTAGAGATACAAAGAGGAGAATAA
- a CDS encoding DUF502 domain-containing protein, giving the protein MKRVKASFYSGLIAILPIVITVYIFNWIFQIFLNLLQDSFLTVAIRTLVLQTGLGKEQDLHFYTQILINVLSFVTLIVLLIAIGTAMRIFLFKKIGSFLNNLLVKIPLFSQIYSTITQIISLFASDRQKSYQKVVMFEYPRHGIYSIGFMTSDSNHFVEDVTGEEMCNVFLPTSPNPTSGMFIVLKKSEVKVLDLKVDDAIKLIISGGVILPPNNKKEN; this is encoded by the coding sequence ATGAAAAGAGTAAAAGCCAGTTTTTATAGCGGATTAATTGCTATACTGCCTATTGTTATTACCGTATATATATTTAACTGGATATTTCAAATTTTCTTAAACTTGTTACAAGATTCTTTTTTAACAGTGGCTATAAGAACACTTGTTTTACAAACTGGTTTAGGAAAAGAGCAAGATCTTCATTTCTATACCCAAATACTTATAAATGTTTTATCTTTTGTAACATTAATCGTGTTACTAATAGCTATAGGGACTGCAATGAGAATATTTTTATTTAAAAAAATTGGATCTTTTTTAAATAATCTTTTAGTAAAAATACCATTATTCAGTCAGATATATAGTACAATAACACAAATAATATCTTTATTTGCTTCAGATAGACAAAAGTCTTATCAAAAAGTTGTTATGTTTGAGTATCCAAGACATGGAATATATAGTATTGGATTTATGACATCTGATAGTAATCATTTTGTAGAAGATGTAACAGGAGAAGAAATGTGTAATGTATTTTTACCAACCTCTCCAAATCCTACTTCAGGAATGTTTATAGTTTTAAAAAAATCAGAAGTAAAGGTTTTAGATTTAAAAGTAGATGATGCTATAAAGCTTATTATCTCAGGAGGAGTAATATTACCACCAAATAATAAAAAGGAGAACTAA
- a CDS encoding tetratricopeptide repeat protein: MRKYLFLVFVFIGCSSKNLKETPKDFVKKDEKYLLLKGANLYSLGKKSEALLVYQEILKINNKNSVALREKAVIEGQLGNIKQAEKDFLKSLLLNSDDNLTLKNLAYLNFEKKNYIKSSEYLKRVSKDFKSDQDYFILGYIEFLNGSYLNSLKYYDVIGDESIFNNSLFFDSYLSSLKQENILNKDVYIRIEDKIKSNKKSTIKLSNFYSTFLKRDDFAERVLKKYLTYNELDKEIINELINIYYKSGDEIKAKKALKLISN, translated from the coding sequence ATGCGGAAATATCTTTTTTTAGTTTTTGTTTTCATTGGATGTAGTAGTAAAAATTTAAAAGAAACACCCAAAGATTTTGTAAAAAAAGATGAAAAATATTTATTGCTTAAGGGAGCAAATTTGTATTCTTTAGGTAAGAAAAGTGAAGCACTATTAGTATACCAGGAGATATTAAAAATCAATAATAAGAACAGCGTAGCATTAAGAGAAAAGGCTGTAATTGAAGGTCAATTAGGAAATATTAAACAAGCTGAAAAAGATTTCTTAAAATCGCTACTTTTAAATTCAGATGATAATTTAACCTTAAAAAATTTAGCTTATCTGAATTTTGAAAAAAAGAATTATATTAAAAGTTCAGAATATTTAAAAAGAGTATCAAAAGATTTTAAAAGTGATCAAGATTACTTTATATTAGGGTATATAGAATTTTTAAATGGAAGCTATTTAAATTCTTTAAAATATTATGATGTTATCGGAGATGAATCAATCTTTAACAATAGTTTATTTTTTGATTCATACTTAAGTAGCTTAAAGCAAGAAAATATTTTAAATAAAGATGTTTATATTAGAATAGAGGACAAAATAAAATCTAATAAAAAAAGCACAATAAAATTATCAAATTTTTATAGTACTTTTTTAAAAAGAGATGATTTTGCAGAGAGAGTTTTAAAGAAGTATTTAACATATAATGAATTAGATAAAGAAATAATTAACGAGTTAATAAACATATACTATAAAAGTGGAGATGAAATTAAAGCTAAAAAAGCTTTAAAATTGATTTCAAATTAG
- a CDS encoding adenine phosphoribosyltransferase, protein MDLKKYVALVEDYPKPGIKFRDITPLMGDGTAYKYATDKVVEFAKEHNIDLVVGPEARGFIFGCPVSYALGVGFAPVRKPGKLPREVIEYAYDLEYGSNVLCMHKDSVKPGQRVLIVDDLLATGGTIEATVKLIEELGGVVAGLAFLIELEDLKGKEKLEGYPVLTLMKY, encoded by the coding sequence ATGGATTTAAAAAAATATGTAGCATTAGTAGAGGATTATCCAAAGCCAGGGATAAAGTTTAGAGATATAACTCCATTAATGGGAGACGGGACAGCATATAAATATGCAACAGATAAAGTTGTTGAATTTGCAAAGGAGCATAATATAGATCTAGTTGTAGGACCAGAAGCAAGAGGATTTATCTTTGGATGTCCTGTATCATATGCTTTAGGTGTAGGATTTGCTCCAGTTAGAAAGCCAGGAAAATTACCAAGAGAAGTAATAGAATATGCCTATGATTTAGAGTATGGTTCAAATGTACTTTGTATGCATAAAGATTCTGTAAAGCCAGGACAAAGAGTTTTAATAGTTGACGATTTATTAGCAACTGGTGGAACGATAGAAGCTACTGTAAAATTAATTGAGGAATTAGGAGGAGTAGTAGCAGGATTAGCATTTTTAATTGAACTAGAAGACTTAAAAGGTAAAGAAAAATTAGAAGGTTATCCAGTATTAACTTTAATGAAGTATTAA
- a CDS encoding RelA/SpoT family protein codes for MKYWQEIESEIDKHKLKVDKEKIKMAFFFAEECHIGQYRKSGDSYIIHPVEVTKILIDMKMDTEGIIAGILHDIVEDTLITIADIKYNFGDEVAHLVDGVTKLDHLPNGTKKQDENIRKMIIAMAKDVRVIIIKLADRLHNMRTLKFMPPEKQKRIAQETLSIYAPLAHRLGIAKIKWELEDMSLYYLEPEKYKDIKTLIDEKKDERKKYLEEMVNNITKLLNEVQIYGKVKGRFKHFYSIYKKMFEKGKDFDGIYDLIGIRIILDTEAECYNTLGVIHSNYRPVPGRFKDYIAVPKSNNYQSIHTTIVGPLGKFVEIQIRTEGMDRVAEEGVAAHWSYKENKKISKKDQVYGWLRNIVELNQGAENTEEFIKEVTGDIVKETVFVFSPKGDVVELAQGATPIDFAFNIHTEIGIKCVGAKVNGKIVPLDYKLNNGDRVEVITSKTAKGPGNDWLDIVATQSAKSKIKKWLKDQKLDENIKIGKELIEKEIIKLGMTLKEFEESPTLKKHLEKHNIPTLSDFYFHMGETKSKVDVVIAKLKIEQEKNKLYIESNLEDFIKEPIKKKSAKKDDQGIVIDGTENTLIRFARCCTPLPGDDIGGYVTKLTGIAIHRKDCPNYISMVNHDPARVIDVHWDERLLETASKKNKYTFAFTIKAMDRQNILMDVVTMISNHKINVLSLNSHNVKKGLDTIAIIKVTVELNNKDEYKQLVSHLLKIKDVMSVER; via the coding sequence ATGAAATATTGGCAAGAGATAGAAAGTGAAATAGATAAGCACAAACTAAAAGTAGACAAAGAAAAAATCAAAATGGCTTTCTTTTTTGCAGAGGAATGCCATATAGGTCAATACAGAAAATCAGGTGACAGCTATATAATACATCCTGTAGAAGTAACAAAGATATTAATAGATATGAAAATGGATACAGAGGGTATAATTGCAGGAATACTTCATGATATAGTAGAAGATACGTTAATAACTATAGCTGATATAAAGTATAATTTTGGTGATGAGGTTGCCCATCTTGTAGACGGTGTTACAAAATTAGATCATTTACCAAATGGAACTAAAAAGCAGGATGAAAATATTAGGAAAATGATAATAGCTATGGCTAAAGATGTGAGAGTTATTATTATTAAATTAGCAGATAGACTTCACAATATGAGAACACTTAAATTTATGCCACCAGAAAAACAAAAGAGAATAGCTCAAGAAACATTATCTATATACGCTCCATTAGCTCATAGATTAGGTATAGCTAAAATTAAATGGGAACTAGAAGATATGTCTTTATATTATTTAGAACCAGAAAAATATAAAGATATCAAAACTTTAATTGATGAAAAAAAAGATGAAAGAAAAAAGTACTTAGAAGAGATGGTAAATAACATAACTAAGCTGCTAAATGAAGTTCAAATTTACGGTAAAGTTAAAGGTAGATTTAAACATTTTTATAGTATTTATAAAAAAATGTTTGAAAAAGGAAAAGATTTTGATGGAATCTATGATCTAATTGGAATTAGAATAATTTTAGATACAGAGGCAGAATGCTATAATACTTTAGGAGTTATTCATAGTAATTATAGACCTGTTCCCGGAAGATTTAAAGATTACATAGCAGTTCCTAAATCAAATAACTATCAATCTATTCATACAACAATAGTAGGACCTTTAGGAAAGTTTGTTGAAATACAAATTAGAACAGAGGGAATGGATAGGGTTGCTGAAGAAGGAGTAGCGGCTCATTGGAGTTATAAAGAAAATAAAAAAATTAGTAAAAAAGATCAAGTGTATGGTTGGCTTAGAAATATTGTAGAACTAAATCAAGGAGCAGAGAATACAGAGGAGTTTATAAAAGAGGTTACTGGAGATATAGTAAAAGAAACAGTATTTGTATTTTCTCCTAAAGGTGATGTTGTTGAATTAGCTCAAGGAGCAACACCAATAGATTTTGCATTTAATATACACACAGAGATTGGGATTAAGTGTGTGGGAGCAAAAGTAAATGGAAAAATAGTTCCTTTAGATTATAAATTAAATAATGGAGATAGAGTAGAAGTAATAACATCTAAGACAGCTAAAGGACCTGGAAATGATTGGTTAGATATTGTTGCTACTCAAAGTGCAAAAAGCAAGATAAAAAAATGGTTAAAAGATCAAAAACTTGATGAAAATATTAAAATTGGAAAAGAATTAATTGAAAAAGAAATTATAAAATTAGGGATGACTTTAAAAGAGTTTGAAGAGAGTCCAACTTTAAAAAAACATTTAGAAAAACATAATATACCCACATTAAGTGATTTTTATTTTCATATGGGAGAAACTAAAAGTAAAGTTGATGTTGTTATAGCTAAGTTAAAAATTGAACAAGAAAAAAATAAATTATATATAGAAAGTAATTTAGAAGATTTTATAAAAGAACCAATAAAAAAGAAATCAGCTAAAAAAGATGATCAAGGAATTGTAATTGATGGTACTGAAAATACATTGATAAGGTTTGCAAGATGCTGTACACCTCTTCCTGGAGATGATATAGGTGGATATGTAACTAAACTTACTGGAATTGCGATTCATAGAAAAGATTGTCCAAATTATATATCCATGGTAAATCATGATCCAGCTAGAGTTATAGATGTTCATTGGGATGAAAGACTATTAGAAACAGCATCTAAGAAAAATAAATATACCTTTGCATTTACTATAAAGGCCATGGATAGACAAAATATTCTTATGGATGTTGTAACGATGATTTCAAATCATAAAATTAATGTATTGTCTTTAAATTCTCATAATGTGAAGAAAGGTCTAGATACAATAGCTATAATAAAAGTGACAGTTGAGTTAAATAATAAAGATGAATATAAACAATTAGTTAGTCATCTATTAAAAATAAAAGATGTAATGTCTGTAGAAAGATAG
- the tgt gene encoding tRNA guanosine(34) transglycosylase Tgt: MSKKLPVTYELYDKDGKARIGKITTPHGEIETPVFMPVGTQATVKGMTPEELEEMGAEIILGNTYHLYLRPSDELVAKFGGLHKFMNWKKPILTDSGGFQVFSLGDLRNIQEEGVYFRSHLDGSKHFISPEKSINIQNNLGSDIVMLFDECPPGMSSKEYLIPSIERTTRWAKRCVEAHKRPDEQGLFAIVQGGIYEDLRDKSLAELSEMDEYFSGYAVGGLAVGEPREDMYRILDYIVEKLPGDKPRYLMGVGEPLDMLEAVASGIDMMDCVQPTRIGRHGTVFTKYGRLVVKNASYSEDSRPLDEGCDCYVCRNYTRGYIRHLFKAQEILGGRLATYHNLYFLLKLMKDSRIAIKEKRFNEFKAEFEKNYAMGKNSDWIKPIKFDK; the protein is encoded by the coding sequence ATGAGTAAAAAGTTACCAGTAACGTATGAATTATACGATAAAGATGGAAAAGCTAGAATAGGAAAAATTACAACTCCTCATGGAGAAATTGAAACACCTGTGTTTATGCCTGTTGGAACTCAAGCAACGGTAAAAGGAATGACTCCAGAAGAGCTAGAAGAGATGGGAGCAGAAATAATTTTAGGAAATACATATCACTTATATTTAAGACCAAGTGATGAGTTAGTTGCTAAATTTGGTGGATTACATAAATTTATGAACTGGAAAAAACCTATTTTAACTGATAGTGGTGGATTTCAAGTATTTAGTTTAGGAGACTTAAGAAATATTCAAGAAGAGGGAGTTTATTTTAGATCACACTTAGACGGATCTAAACACTTTATATCTCCTGAAAAATCAATAAATATTCAAAATAATTTAGGGTCAGATATAGTTATGTTATTTGATGAGTGTCCCCCAGGAATGTCATCAAAAGAGTACTTAATTCCATCAATTGAAAGAACAACAAGATGGGCTAAAAGATGTGTAGAAGCACATAAGAGACCTGATGAGCAAGGATTATTTGCAATAGTTCAAGGTGGAATATATGAAGATTTAAGAGATAAAAGTTTGGCTGAATTAAGTGAAATGGATGAATATTTCTCTGGATATGCTGTTGGAGGTTTAGCTGTTGGAGAACCAAGAGAGGATATGTATAGAATTTTAGATTATATAGTAGAGAAGTTACCTGGAGATAAGCCAAGATATTTAATGGGAGTGGGAGAACCTTTAGATATGTTAGAAGCTGTAGCATCAGGAATAGATATGATGGATTGTGTACAACCGACAAGAATTGGAAGACATGGAACTGTATTTACAAAATATGGAAGACTTGTTGTAAAAAATGCATCATATTCTGAGGATAGTAGACCTTTAGATGAGGGATGTGACTGTTATGTATGTAGAAATTATACAAGAGGTTATATAAGACACTTATTTAAAGCTCAAGAGATATTAGGTGGAAGATTAGCGACATATCATAACTTATATTTCTTATTAAAATTAATGAAAGATTCAAGAATAGCAATAAAAGAGAAAAGATTTAATGAATTTAAAGCTGAATTTGAAAAGAACTATGCTATGGGAAAAAATAGTGATTGGATTAAACCAATAAAATTTGATAAATAA
- a CDS encoding asparaginase, protein MLEKILIINTGGTIGMVNSEENNPNSPLRPAKNWFEVAKNHPILERFPADYCQIPTLIDSSDMNPKIWIDIVKIIEKNYYNYRGFVILHGTDTMAFTASALSFMLKNLDKPVVLTGSQVPLVTPRSDALQNLITSIQIAGNRIYGVKSIPEVTICFRDELLRGNRARKIDATNYFGFASPNYRALGEIGCEIKINDKKILDMPKNEFYTDQSLNSNILIVEIFPGINPQYIKTLVESHPEIKGIILKTYGNGNAPTTDVFIATLKSIIDSGVVIVNITQCATGSVKMGLYEASSALKSIGVISGGDMTPEAAITKLMYLLGKDLSSQNIKIFMESDLCGEITV, encoded by the coding sequence ATGTTAGAAAAAATTCTTATCATAAATACTGGGGGGACTATAGGTATGGTCAATAGTGAAGAGAATAATCCTAATAGTCCTTTAAGACCTGCTAAAAATTGGTTTGAAGTAGCTAAAAATCACCCTATTTTAGAAAGATTTCCTGCTGATTATTGCCAAATTCCAACATTAATTGATTCTTCAGATATGAATCCTAAAATTTGGATTGATATTGTTAAAATTATAGAAAAAAATTACTATAATTACAGAGGATTCGTTATTTTACATGGAACTGATACAATGGCTTTCACAGCTTCCGCTTTATCTTTTATGCTTAAAAATCTTGATAAACCAGTTGTTTTAACTGGTTCTCAAGTCCCTTTAGTTACACCAAGAAGTGATGCACTTCAAAACTTGATTACATCAATTCAAATAGCAGGAAATAGAATCTACGGTGTTAAAAGTATACCTGAAGTTACTATCTGTTTTAGAGACGAGTTACTAAGAGGAAATCGTGCTAGAAAAATTGATGCTACAAATTATTTTGGATTTGCTTCACCAAACTATAGAGCACTAGGTGAAATTGGATGTGAAATAAAAATTAATGATAAAAAGATTTTAGATATGCCTAAAAATGAGTTTTACACAGATCAATCTTTAAATAGTAATATTCTTATTGTTGAAATTTTCCCTGGAATAAATCCTCAATATATCAAAACACTTGTGGAATCTCATCCAGAAATAAAAGGAATAATTTTAAAAACATATGGTAATGGTAATGCTCCAACTACTGATGTTTTTATTGCAACTTTGAAGTCTATTATTGATTCAGGAGTTGTTATCGTTAATATTACACAATGTGCAACTGGTTCTGTTAAGATGGGACTATACGAAGCAAGTAGTGCATTAAAATCTATTGGGGTAATCAGTGGTGGAGATATGACTCCTGAAGCTGCAATTACTAAATTAATGTATTTATTGGGAAAAGATCTTTCTTCTCAAAATATTAAAATTTTTATGGAATCAGATTTATGTGGTGAAATAACTGTTTGA
- a CDS encoding adenylosuccinate synthase encodes MAGYVVVGTQWGDEGKGKIIDVLGDRADYVVRFQGGNNAGHTVVVNGEKFILHLLPSGMLHGQGKCIIGPGVVVDPKVLLKELDTLEAKGAKVDHLFISDRAHLIMPYHIQLDILKEERSGDNKIGTTKRGIGPCYSDKFSRVGIRAVELLDMELFAKKLKMNLEEKNELFTKIYNAPTMKFEEIFEEYRGYAERLKHRIIDATPEINKALDDDKFVLFEGAQAMMLDINYGTYPYVTSSSPTSGGVTTGVGVSPRKIDKIIGVMKAYTTRVGEGPFVTELNNDLGEKIRQIGGEFGATTGRPRRCGWLDLVVGKYAVDINGLTDVVITKIDVLSGLDTLKICTGYEIDGKVYTTVPAATEKLAYAKPIYEELPGWTEDISNMKDYNELPENCKKYLARVEEYLGCQITVVSVGPDRSQNIFLKDI; translated from the coding sequence ATGGCAGGATACGTTGTAGTTGGAACTCAATGGGGAGACGAAGGAAAAGGAAAAATAATTGATGTTCTTGGAGACAGAGCTGATTACGTTGTTAGATTCCAAGGTGGAAACAATGCAGGACATACAGTTGTTGTAAATGGAGAGAAGTTCATACTTCATCTATTACCTTCTGGAATGTTACATGGACAAGGTAAATGTATCATTGGACCAGGAGTTGTTGTTGATCCTAAAGTTCTTTTAAAAGAGCTTGATACATTAGAAGCTAAAGGAGCTAAAGTTGATCACCTATTTATAAGTGATAGAGCTCACCTTATTATGCCTTACCACATTCAACTAGATATTTTAAAAGAAGAAAGAAGTGGAGATAACAAAATTGGTACTACTAAAAGAGGAATAGGTCCTTGTTATTCTGATAAATTCTCTAGAGTTGGAATTAGAGCAGTTGAATTGTTAGATATGGAATTATTTGCTAAAAAATTAAAAATGAACTTAGAAGAAAAAAATGAACTTTTCACTAAAATCTACAATGCTCCTACTATGAAGTTTGAAGAAATTTTTGAAGAGTATAGAGGATATGCTGAAAGATTAAAACATAGAATTATTGATGCTACTCCTGAAATTAATAAAGCTTTAGATGACGATAAGTTTGTTCTATTTGAAGGTGCTCAAGCTATGATGTTAGATATAAACTATGGAACATACCCATATGTTACTTCATCTTCACCTACAAGTGGAGGAGTTACTACTGGAGTGGGAGTTTCTCCTAGAAAAATCGATAAAATCATTGGAGTTATGAAAGCTTACACAACTAGAGTTGGAGAAGGACCTTTCGTTACTGAATTAAATAATGATTTAGGAGAAAAAATTAGACAAATTGGTGGAGAGTTTGGAGCTACAACTGGAAGACCAAGAAGATGTGGATGGTTAGATCTTGTTGTTGGTAAGTATGCTGTTGATATTAACGGATTAACTGACGTTGTAATAACAAAAATCGACGTTTTAAGTGGATTAGATACTTTAAAAATCTGTACTGGATACGAAATTGATGGAAAAGTTTACACAACTGTACCTGCTGCTACAGAAAAATTAGCTTACGCTAAACCAATTTATGAAGAGTTACCTGGATGGACAGAGGATATCTCTAATATGAAAGATTACAATGAGTTACCTGAGAACTGTAAAAAATACCTTGCTAGAGTTGAAGAGTATTTAGGATGTCAAATAACTGTTGTTTCTGTTGGTCCTGATAGAAGTCAAAACATATTCTTAAAAGATATATAA
- the trmB gene encoding tRNA (guanosine(46)-N7)-methyltransferase TrmB, protein MKERLEDTLWKHFFTNPRTNYNPYMVKLVEYPNHIIYDSEIMDSYRGNWNQKAFGNSNPVYLEIGSGSGNFAVGMAAKYPERNHLALEIRFKRLVLSANKAVKRNLNNVVFLRRRGEDITKFIGNEEIEGLYINFPDPWEGNEKNRILQPKLFELLDVIMKVGGTLFFKTDHDQYYTDVLDFAKDLKNYEVVYHTADLHNSPKAVDNIRTEFEDLFICKHNKNINYIEIKKIK, encoded by the coding sequence ATGAAAGAAAGATTAGAAGACACTCTATGGAAACACTTCTTTACAAATCCTAGAACTAATTATAATCCTTATATGGTTAAGTTAGTAGAGTACCCTAATCACATTATCTATGATAGTGAAATTATGGACTCTTATAGAGGAAACTGGAACCAAAAAGCTTTTGGAAATAGTAATCCTGTATATCTTGAAATAGGATCTGGAAGTGGAAATTTTGCAGTTGGAATGGCTGCTAAATATCCAGAGAGAAATCACTTAGCTCTTGAAATAAGATTTAAAAGATTAGTTTTATCTGCTAATAAAGCTGTAAAAAGAAATCTTAACAATGTTGTTTTTCTAAGAAGACGTGGTGAAGATATTACAAAATTTATTGGAAATGAAGAGATTGAAGGACTTTATATTAACTTTCCTGATCCATGGGAAGGAAATGAAAAAAATAGAATACTTCAACCTAAACTTTTCGAACTTCTTGATGTTATAATGAAAGTTGGAGGAACTTTATTCTTTAAAACTGATCATGATCAATACTATACTGATGTTTTAGATTTTGCTAAGGATTTAAAAAATTATGAAGTTGTATATCATACAGCAGATTTACATAATAGTCCTAAGGCTGTTGACAACATTAGAACAGAATTTGAAGATTTATTTATATGTAAACATAACAAAAATATCAATTATATTGAAATAAAAAAAATCAAATAA